From Micropterus dolomieu isolate WLL.071019.BEF.003 ecotype Adirondacks linkage group LG21, ASM2129224v1, whole genome shotgun sequence:
AatggagagaaaagacagagggaCTTTGGACAGAGGAAAGGGTGAACATCTTTGCACTCTTAAAtacagcttcatatttaaatattttttaaatctatatatcattatacattttacatatttcatAATGGTTGCAGTTTATACATTCATTCTAAAGCATTATCAATAAATTGCCACATGTATTCATACCATGATAGATGAAATGCctttaaatattacacacacacacacacacaacaaaatctACTTTTACCAGTGctaatgagaaaataaatgtatagtgATTTTATGTACATATAAAGGAGTCACATTGGCCAAGTGACCTCTACATATCTGGTAAGAAAAGGTTGGCTAGATAAGACAGGGAGTACGTCAATGGGAGAGGGAGGTTTTCATTTAAAGCTTATTTGTTAGCACAAAACctacacaaaataacacaatgaaATCTACATTGTACCTCCCTCTCTATAACAGTGGTATGCTGCTAAAAATCTGCTCATCTTCACTGACCCtgaaagcagacagacacacgccaaacacagcaaaataaTAAAGACTGTCCTTTTAGCTTTGGCATGGCTACAGGTCAAATTATTTGATTCCCTTTCGTTTCCGCTGTGCTTATCTTGACAATGAGTCAAATACATGACcctacacagaaacacatgtaaTTATAAAATGCACACATAATATTAATGGTCTTATAAAGTGTTGTAGATAATGCTGCCAGTGAAAGCATCCTGCCATGGTAATGGAGCTGAATTAATCACCCATGTTAACACTGACTTCACCAGATTCAGGATTTTGACATCACCACAAGCGACTGATTTACAGGTGTAGTTTTAGGAGGAATAACACCCTGCGTGGTGACAATATACAGTTATGCTGAAGCTACGGCTTTTCCTACATTACATCCTACTACATTAGCTTAGATAAATAGCTGTAAAAACATGGCCACTGGTCTATATGGGAACAGAGCACAGAATTAAATTGATTTGACTTCCTAAGGTGGCGCAGACTGTCTCCTTTCCCAGTACAGTAAACCACAACAGTTTAAGGACTCTGTAAAAACTGCCCAAAGCTGAAGTTTTCTTCTTTACAAACTGGTTCAATCAGTGCAAACAGCTCTCAGGGGTTTCCTCCAGGGTGCGTCTTTGTTTGGTCAATAGTTTAGTTCAAAGTGTTCACAGGAAACATTATCCTGGAGGTCAAAAGCATTTTGACTCCTCACACTTTAGTCAGACCCCTGACACAAATGAGCATGCCTGAAGGTGGCGTGTTTAAATAAAGCTTCAACCCTGAACAAGTACACAGAGTGAACACGATGCAGCTGTGATCAAGCAGAAACGTGCGTACGATGGAAGGCGACCACCATGGCAGTGCACTCAATGACGGATATTAATGCAAGTATGAGGAAAGCATGAGGAAGACCATGACGTAGCCGGGACAGAAGCAGACGATATGCTCAGCCATTAATGAAAAGGTTTTTACCAGCGTGGGAATGTCAACGGCCAGCAGATTTATATGAAACCAGCTTATCAGGCAACTAGAGATGGAGTTGAGGCCAAGGAGGCACATAAAAAGAAAGATTCCACTGCACCAATCTATGCTGGCTCCTCCATTTAACTTCAAAAGGTGCTACATTAAGTGCCTCTGCTTCCCCATCTCTATCCCCCCACCCTCCCTTCCCTTTGTTAGGATTGCACACTGCCCCTTCGACCTCTCCCACCCCCTCTAGAGGTCGATGAGCTGATCCACCAGCAGAAGGGAGCGGGCCAAGTTGGGGATGTTGGACTCTGAACTGCCACTGTTGCTGCGCGAGTGACCACCTGAAACgtggcagaaagagagagagacagagaaagagatggacaTGGAAGAGCCGAGGGAGAtcgtgaaaaaaaaaacaggcaaaaaaGAATAAGTAACAGCAACAGAGATTGTATGGAGAAATTAAGAGCGAGAATTTGATGGAGATTAAGGGAAAATGATGGTACAGCAGAGAGATGCATGAACGGGgggcagaaagagaaagagaaacaggcAGAGAGTGAGCTGGGATAATCTTTATACAGCTGCATCATTACAGGGGAAGAGTAAGGgaatgtacagtgggggaaaaaagtatttgaccccttgctgattttgcaggtttgcccacttacaaagaatgcaacaatctacaattttaatcatatgtacattctaacagtgaaagacagaatcccaaagaaaattccagaaaatcacatcatatgaatttattaaaattgataaccatctgatgaggaaaaacaagtatttgaccccctaccaaacagcaagtattctggctcctacaagccagttagtctttctttaagacacagccccaatcccaaccaattatctacatcaaatacacctgcctcacctcgttacctgtataaaagacacctgtcaacacccaaacaaccagcatccaacatcaccaccatgggcaagaccaaagagctttctacggacatcagggacaagcttgttgatctgcacaagNNNNNNNNNNNNNNNNNNNNNNNNNNNNNNNNNNNNNNNNNNNNNNNNNNNNNNNNNNNNNNNNNNNNNNNNNNNNNNNNNNNNNNNNNNNNNNNNNNNNaggttctggagtggcctagccagtctccagacctgaatccaattgaaaatctttggagggagcttaaaattcgagttgccaggcgacaacctcggaacctgaatgatttggaggctgtctgcagggaggagtgggccaacatccctgccgaaatgtgcacaaaccttgtcaccaactataaaaaccgtttgacatctgtgctggccaataatggcttttctacaaaatattaacatgctgtttgtccagggggtcaaatacttgtttttcctcatcagatggttatcaattttaataaattcatatgatgtgattttctggaattttctttgggattctgtctttcactgttaaaatgtacatatgattaaaattatagatcgttgcattctttgtaagtgggcaaacctgcaaaatcagcaaggggtcaaatacttatttcccccactgtaacttTAACATGAGGAGATTTTCAAGATAAACTACAAAGAGCCAAACACCTGCAAGGCGAAGATAACTGGCTGTGTAACATTAGAAACAAAAGAGGGAAAGATGTCTAATGTGAGAGCTTGATGGGATAAAAAGCCTTAATGTGACAAGCACACCCATACAAAACTACTCACATCAGTAGTCACAGGAAACAGCTGGTAACTGAATTAGGGGCTAAGTCATTCATCTTTTTGGCTCATATTCTGTGCTTCAGCAGGTGTGAGTGCTCATCTCGGGATTCTGTTAACCTTACCTTGATTTGAGTTTTTGGAGATGAGCACAGGAATAGGGTCAAACTCGTCGTCATTGCCCTTCTCCCCACACGACATGAGGAAAGCAGAGTCTgcggtgaaggaagaggaagtgaAGGAATGATGGAGGGGGGGGGAAAGTTAACTCAGCGAAAGAAAAGAGCAAAAAGAAAGGAGGATGCAAGTAGATTAAAAATAGATGGAGTCAGGGCAGTCACAGTATTTAAAAGCCATGCATTTTAGGTGGCTTTTGGCTCATCTACAAATGAGTCAAGGGTCTGTGAAGCGGTCATTCAGTGCATCTAATTCAATTTCTATATCACGTGtcaattttgttttctgtttgaactGGCCCTCCTGTTTGTGGAAGGATCTGTAGTCTGTGATGGTTTCATGGGCCTAGACACCCAGCAGACATGAAGCCAGCTGAGGGGTGCTGCAAAGGGGAGGTCTTACCAGAAGCAGTCTGGCCAGGCGGCAGCTCCTCCAGACAGGATCCAGAGCCGGAGCCCggaggagcagaggagcaggtggaggaggaagaggaagggagaccAGAAACAGACTGGCTTCCATGAGGAGAAGTATGAGATAACAGATCGCAACCCAGGAGAGAGTCCTCTCCAGTGAGAGAGTCTGAGACAAGATGAAGCAAAGCCAGAGGGACAAGGGGTTACAGCTAAAATACGATTGTTAGCTTAAGGAGCTGAGGAAAATGCATTTGGTTAATAAGACAGTTCACTGTTTTATCTCTGGAAGCATACAATCATCAGCTTCAAAAGGAAACTCTTGGTGGAAATTGCATTTAAAACGTACACCAAAGTTAGGGGCAGGAGCTACAATAACAAAACCTACACGTTTCATAATATTACAGAACGATGTAGACTGTGGGTGGATTTTAGGCAAAATAAGCATCGATGATGAAAAATGTGTTACTATTTCTCATTGAATAGGCTGCTTCACACCCTAGAATACCTCAGGGTCATGGTACACCTCACTGCTCTACACTACAGCAACTGTTCCAGTTACTAAAGTTAGCTGTCAGAAAGAGCAACAGGCCGAAATGATGTAGCTGTTTTGTCAGTGATAAATCTGTTTGTGAATGCAGTTGTAAAAATccctcaaaaaaaataaaataaataaataactcaaGATAATATCAACAGGTGACAACGGGATCATGACCACAGCTAGAAACAATTATTCCTTGTTGAAAGAGCTGCAAAGAACGAGGGTAAGATTTCCTATTCTGTGGTCCAGGATGCTAACCTGGCATGCTGGCAGGGATGAGCTCTGGCTGGCCTGAATGTCGCTGGGCCTGGGGGGCTTCCAAACCAGGAATCAGTgaatccacacacacatctgcctTTGCTACATGGAGAAGAGCAAGTGGGAAAAGGGGTAATACAAAGAGATCAGTATTAGCAAAAATTGCCTTAGTAGGGATAACATTGATGAAGACCTTCTTTACTCTTTCCCCCAGTGGGCCTTTCTGACTTCATGATGATGTGAGtgaaagaggagaaggaaggcAAGGAAGACACATGCAGAGCAGACGGGGAATTTTAGGGCAAGGCAGGGGACAAAAACAGAGCTAGTACCATTGGTGGAGCTCTCTGCAGAACTACTGAAGGGGTCAGCCAGGGTTAAGAGGTCGGGGAGCAGCAGAGAATTTTCAGGGGACTTCAGTCCCTCAATCAGCTTCTCTGTGAGCAAGCCAGGGAGTGACGATGGAGAGAGGTAATGGACAGATGggcaagagagaaaaacaggcGATGAGGGAGGATTTTGCATACAAATCCAAATAAGGAACAGAAAAATTGAAGTGAGAGGAAACTAGCATGGGGGAAAATATTAAATCCggacaaaataaacaagcatAATTACAGTTGGGTAAAATTTATAATATGGTAGATATCAAGTtgctgaaatttgttttgggacaaaatatttttagaaaaacacatgaaaagatGATGACTGCACTGTGTGAACATTTCAAggtaattttacataaaaatgacaCGAACATCAGGTGACTTGCAACGTCAATGAAACCATAATAAAATCCTAAAATTATTGTATGATTTGTTAGTTTCTTTAGTTCTGCCCACCACAACCACACACTCCAAAACCAGTAAGATGAGTAATACATCACATTTAAAAGGACAAAACTCTGCATTATCCTTTACCagtaaaattatattaaacagTTACTGCAGAAAACATTGAGAATTATTCAAGCTCTTGAAGTACAAACTACAACACCAAACATTTTACCATATAAAACGAGCCACAGCAATCACTGAGTTTCTTCACAGTGCTCATAGACTGCCCCAATGTCACTGTCCACATGTCAACCCTCTTACAATGCAGACAAATCTTTGTTAAGTTGGCTTTACCAGAAGCTTTACCATATAAAACGTTATTTTCTTTCAATGATGCacctttattattataaaaaagtACTGATTTGATTAAGCTAAAATACAGTCCATGCATGAAACAATAAACTACAAACTCTTCACTGCAGCTCATACTTACTGGAAACTGTTATGGGGCAAAATGGGGTCTTAGACAAGGAATGTGTTGGCTAGAAAATGGCACAGCAGATGTGACCTTTTGCCTCCTTCACTATAGGAGAGAGGCCAAAGCTGATGAGAAGCTTTTTATAAATCCCAAAAAGCTCATTTTTACAGTAAAGTCAATACAGAACATatgtaatattaaaaatgaTACACAGTACGCTGTAACAAGGATGCTGCTCAGCCGGGGCTCTCTGCTCTATCAGCAGAAGTCTGactgtgtttgcttgtgtgcaTCCTATTTGACTGAGCAattcagagagactgaaagagacAGCTTAGGGTGGGTGGAGAAGATTAACCACACCCTGATTATGTAATAGCCTCAACATTTTTATCCTTTCATTCCAGGCAACTACACAAAGGAGGTTGCACAGCTAAGCGTGCACTTCCAAAAGAGCTAAAGGCTAAACTGAGGTAAACATAAAGGGCTGGGTCATCACTTTAACAAGGCAACATGCTTAACTTTCTCTTGTTCTTAGTGCCACTAGTAAGCAGGCTCCTCCAGCAGTAAGGCAATCCAATTAACAAAAGGAGAATTTGTCCTTCGCGTTGCCAGGCAACAGCGAAAGCACAGATCTGCAAATGAGATGCGATCTAGCTGTAGCTATGGTCTCTATTCATGGAAGCTGACAAGGACCCACTGTGAGGCTGCCTGCTATGTCAACAAGATAAGACGTGTACAAATCCAAACCACAAAACTAGCACTCATAAACTAACACCTGGGACGTGTGATATCCAGGAAACTActtcagtaaataaaaaaaaagtgactcATAAGCTCTTTAAATCTATTTGTTCAAGAACCTAAGGTCCGACAGAATCAAAGACACGTCTCGTTCTATGTCATGTTGTGACAAGAAAATTACCTGTGGTGTCAGAGAGGGAGACGGTATTAAAAGGGTCTTGGGCAGTCAACAACGCTGAACCTGCACTCATGACGTCTGCAGATCTTTCATCTTAACATTGCACAGTAAATAAAGATGGAAGACAACAAATGAAGGAACATGACAGCAGGAATAACAGAATAAGAGAGTAGGTGAGAGTTGGGGATAGAGAAGACATAAGCTAACTTTTATGACAACTCTAGACATTGGTCAAGAAGCAGCAAAACGGTTGAATTTCACCTCTCTCAATATGGAATTGTTGCATGTAGATATTAAGAGAAATGTCCATTTGATGGCTGATATATTGCTCAAAGAGAAGCTTCCTGGGATATAATGTATGCAAAGCAATGAGACAGCATACTGAGAAGAATTAGGCAAGGCCTTACCTGGAAAAGCATTGAGCCCTGGAATGAGACTTTCACTGGAGCCTGTGACCTTCTCTCCTGGTGCAGCAGCTGTGCAGATACAATCATTTTTAGATCCCACAACTATTTACCAATGCTGCACATGTAAGTATGCTGTGAGCAAGTTGAACTTACTCTCAGATAGCTTTGCAAAGTCTTTGTTAAGCAGCTCCTCTGCTGTTAGCTTGGAGAAGTTATCATCCCCAAAGGGGTTCCAGCTGGGCTGAGTGTTGGGTGCAGTAAGGGCAGCTTGGGCATCACTATCACCTGGATGATACACACTTTGCTGGGACGAGCAGGGGGAGCCAGAAGGAGTGGTGCTAGCCGATCTGCAGTACACAGAGGTGTAAACATAAACAAGGGTAGTGCACAGTGAAATGCGATCATGGGTATTAAAGCTGTGGGCACTGGTCTACTGATGTATGCAAATAAGAGTGAGTGAACAGAGTTATTTAAAGACTGAATCGACTGATTCTTCTTAAGTTGGATTCTCTGGGTTGTAAAAGGGTCTCTTTTATATGAATGGACTGTCTATTGCCCTTCTCAGCTCACTCAGTGTCATGAAAGCACAGTCCATCCTCAGATCACTGAAGGGAGTCAATTCTGCTCACTTGGATTTGTTGAGGCTGGCCTCAGCTGCGGCAGCCTGGAGTAGCAGGGTGGACTTGCTGACTGGGACCCCAAACACGGCACTGTGAGTGACATCGCTCAGGATGCGTCTGTGGCCACTCTTAGTGGGCATCTTTGGCGACGAGGGGGGTGTCAATGACCCGACTTTGTGAATCCCTCGGCCAGATGACTTTAGGGAACAGGAAAAGACACAGAGGGGGAAATATAAGGGAAAATGTCCTTCAAGCCAACAGAGAATTTCTGTTTAGTGcataaagagaaataaagaaattagaCCCCAAACATCAAAAAAACAAGCATGCAAGATCCATcggaaaagaaaatctgaaataGAAGACTGATTATAAATTCCAACaaccaaacaacaaaagagaaaacTGTTATAGAAAAGGGAAGAAATGACACCTCATTAATCAAGGGTTAACTGAAACAAAATAGGTAGGGTGATAGTTGAAAGAAGCAGTTCAGAATGCAACACTAAATGATTTGGTTATCACATGATTTACACAGTATCTAACTGCAGCAATGTATTTCCAAAAGACGCATTTTAGCTATCACAATGTCACATTCAAGATTATTATTAAGTGAGACCATTCCTGCCTTCCCTTTGCCCCAGTagaggaaaagtaaaaaaaaaatcagatgtgATTGGTTAGAGACGAGCTAGTAATCAACTCCCTTTCTcagaacagcagcaaacagcagcaggagtaGGATGTTACCAAAACCTCTGGGTCAGCTGCAGGACCAATGACTGCAGACTCAGGGATGGGGGTCAGATGAGAAGCTGCTGTTTCATGTACTGGGGCTacatgatgctgctgctggtgttgcaGTTGCAGGGTAACAACTGGAGGAACAGGCTTAGCTTTGGACTGCGGCAGGGAAGACACCTGAGacgctgtttgttgttgttgctgctgctgctgctggtggtggaaGCTCTGTACCAGTAGATGCTACATAGGAATACCACACAGCCAAGCATGAGGAAGGCCCTGTTGTCATGATTTATAGCTCTCTGACAAGTGTAGCAGCCTTTTATAGCATATTTTTCAGAGTTCATGATCTACCTTTTTGACAGTGCACAATGgaaaacaagagaaaatatAGGAAAGATGTGGTGAAACAGACACAATTTAGGttataataaaagtattttgtcCCTTAAACAGGCCAGCTCAGGCTAAAAACAGTAACAGAGGGAATAATCAGCAGTGTCACAGTCTGTTCATGGatgtttaaattcaaattaaagcATTATATTATATCACAGTAGTTgattttacagtctggaccacAAGATGAACAGACAAACAACATAgcagtgtttgtatgtttaaGATTATGGCTCATTAGCAGCTCAGTAcagcaatgtgtgtgtggtatcaCATTGTGTTTGATACTGCATGAATAGTGATGTTGTCAACTGAAGCAGGACTAGCTGAACAAACAGATaatccaaactgtgtctgtgGTCACTCACAGCTAATCAAAATAAATCGCCTGCAAGTGTTGCCAAGTACCCTCTGTTTTGCAAATGGTCCATTACACAAGTCAACATATAGGTCCTTTCAACCGTGAAGACTTCTCTAGGACCAGGAAGGACGTCTATACACCACTGTCAACATCAGTCAGCATCCATGAGTGAGATTTactaaatgttttcttgttgttctgCCAGGATGCCTACCTGCTGGTTACTCTGTGGGCTTAAGAAGGCTGTGGCTTGCTGCTGCTTCATGAGGAGCTGCTGATGCTGTGGTGTAGCCTGTGGCTGCATGTTGGGTGTCTGAGCTGACTGTGGTGTAGCCTGTGCTACAAGAGCCTGTTGGACAGGTTggacagcagctgcagctgggACACTGATACCAACACCTGGAGGAAGGAGAATTCAAAAAACATAGACATTTTATGGTGACCTAAAGAATGCCATCACAGATTCTTGTTTTCATCAAACTGTCAAGCAGTTGAAAGTTATTAAATGCagtatatatgtgtttgtgtgcaagtaTTTGTGTAATTGTATGCCTCCTTTAATGTCAAAAGGACCCTCAAATTAGAAAAATGAAAAGAGTATTTCAATAACTGGAATTATTTGGGCAAGCTAATGCTTTCGGCCCAATCTCCACTTCCCTCTGAGACAGAAACAAGGAAATACTACACTATATTCTAAAGTAACAATTCCTGCATTTATTTACTAGAAATAATTTAGTatagctaaatgaataaataaatatatttggtattttctctattagtgtttttttcctttttttttttttcttcaagacATTCATTTAATCCCCAAACACGACCCAGCAAATTACTGAGTTACaagtgcaaaataaaacaaacgaGTACACTGCTGTAATTAATGTGACACCACCATCTATTCTGTCTTTGGGCTGCAAATGGATTGCATTGTTAAAGTATGGATGTCACAGGACTCataaaaagacaattaaaaGCCTTTTAACAATGGGCTAATCGACCCATTGGGAATACAAGCCCTAGACAAGGTTTAGAGTCAAATTCTTGAGCAGTTCACTATCATGAATCAATACAAGATGTCACTTTGAATAAAGCAATACAAGGACAACTTCCACGATAAGCAAAGTCCCTTATTACCCAAGTAAGACTGGTCTTAACTCTTACACACAGAAGTATCAAAGAGTTACTTATACCTATGGCCTGGGGTGCTCCTGCGGACACATTGGGTCTTTTTCGTGGAGTGAGAGCTGGCTGAATGGGGAGAATGCCTGATATCGGCTGGGGCTGAGCCTGGCCAGCTTTGGGCCGTTGTCGAGGTGCAATTGAGGTTTCTGTGGTAGGAATGGGGTCTGTGAGCctgaaggaaagaaaagagaaaactgaTGGTAATGTAGATGTTTCTCACAATGCTAACACTCAAATGCTTTGCTTTTCACTCACCTGGCTTTGGTTTGACTCTTTTTGGCCACTGCTTCACTGGCTCTGATAGGCTCAGGAAGTTTTGCAGGAATAGGTGAATTCTACAACATTAAGGGGATTTGCAATTTTCATTTGAGTTTACATTTCAGTGAAGAAAACATTGACTCCAGTATCAATTTGCAGCTTCCATGAATGCATCTTCATTACCTAATGTCATAATACTTAAAGGCGTGAGGTCAGAAATTTGGACCAAGTGCTGAGCTAACTTGTAAATGTATCTGACAAGGGAAAGATGTATGAAGGGCAGCCAACTGGCAGCCAACAAAAGCTAGAAGGATAGCTTTTCTCCCATATCACTGTCCTAGATTACTTTGCTAAGAAAGCAACAAGACAACTGAAACCACTGTACATCagatacatataaatatatcacAAATCCTGCATTTTCCCATCTCAAATTCCTGCCATTCTTCTTTCCATGGtgacttacatttacatttgggaCTGGACACTCTCGTCGAGCCAGTTTAAAGGCAAAGTAGGATATTTGGTAGATGTCTGGTCTTATATCTGGGTCAGGTTCCAGCATGTATCCTgggaaataaacaaacaaaggatGTTAAGTTTGCTACAGAAATATGACAATTCACATTCAAACTTACAGTAACTGCACATATGCAGGATGTGCATGCTGTATGTAGGTCAGTGTATATATTCTGGGGAACAGGGTTACTCACTGATGAGACAGTGCATGTCCTGGGAGTAGCGAGAGTTGTCTGGGATAGTAAAAGTTCCATCACAGATAGCCACTTGGCTCTCCCCAAAAGGAAGTGTGAAGTAGCACAGCTTATAGAGTAGACAGCCCATGGCCTGTACAGGCAAGAGAATCAGTACACTTCATGTAAATGTCTCTGTCTAGCATGTTTGTACTAACTAATACAAATGTCATTATCAAGATTGAATGACAGTAATGTGATCATACAGGCATTATTATGGTAATGAacacagtccctctcacccAAATGTCAGCCTTTGTCGTGATCATCTTTCCACCATAGAGGTTGACCATCTCTGGAGCGCGGTACGACAGAGTAGTGTATCTGGTAAGATTTGAGAGCAGACCATTGAGCTTCAGATTTTTAAtaa
This genomic window contains:
- the LOC123960098 gene encoding AP2-associated protein kinase 1-like isoform X2; the protein is MKKFFDSRRELVGPGPGSGVGGGGAGSGGGGSFIGRVFTIGRYQVTVEEIVAEGGFAIVFLVRTHQGLRCALKRMYVNNEHDLQVCKLEIQIMRDLVGNKNIVGFLDSSITAVGAGDVWEVLILMDFCRGGQVVNLMNQRLQTGFTEAEVLQIFCDTCEALARLHQCKSPIIHRDLKVENILLHDRGHYVLCDFGSATNRFQNPQTEGVPVVEEEIKKYTTLSYRAPEMVNLYGGKMITTKADIWAMGCLLYKLCYFTLPFGESQVAICDGTFTIPDNSRYSQDMHCLIRYMLEPDPDIRPDIYQISYFAFKLARRECPVPNVNNSPIPAKLPEPIRASEAVAKKSQTKARLTDPIPTTETSIAPRQRPKAGQAQPQPISGILPIQPALTPRKRPNVSAGAPQAIGVGISVPAAAAVQPVQQALVAQATPQSAQTPNMQPQATPQHQQLLMKQQQATAFLSPQSNQQHLLVQSFHHQQQQQQQQQTASQVSSLPQSKAKPVPPVVTLQLQHQQQHHVAPVHETAASHLTPIPESAVIGPAADPESSGRGIHKVGSLTPPSSPKMPTKSGHRRILSDVTHSAVFGVPVSKSTLLLQAAAAEASLNKSKSASTTPSGSPCSSQQSVYHPGDSDAQAALTAPNTQPSWNPFGDDNFSKLTAEELLNKDFAKLSETAAPGEKVTGSSESLIPGLNAFPDERSADVMSAGSALLTAQDPFNTVSLSDTTEKLIEGLKSPENSLLLPDLLTLADPFSSSAESSTNAKADVCVDSLIPGLEAPQAQRHSGQPELIPASMPDSLTGEDSLLGCDLLSHTSPHGSQSVSGLPSSSSSTCSSAPPGSGSGSCLEELPPGQTASDSAFLMSCGEKGNDDEFDPIPVLISKNSNQDMQGESNGYSVLAEGQESEPPMGDPQTNEGCVHSSDEDEEKEAHMVEQQDEGANESHVDAHDCSGSRPLLLDSEDEEEQGPQLALHSSPHSSAAPTQPSTTFHQLTPSTFAHNHSQYVHQHVHEPAKGAEVAVDVFAKAPFRIGQEDVGDVFANAPFPHALLSAQQQLDVFSQAPFGKRKEAAGAQPKTSFPHAAGVHAVTSDQGALGQVAQQPFRPQALAKYSRHFEGPVPQQPVASHRVVSNVTRQASVASVPVGPLHSWTPEVSAVDPFVSAPFHLKAPQEKP
- the LOC123960098 gene encoding AP2-associated protein kinase 1-like isoform X9; translation: MKKFFDSRRELVGPGPGSGVGGGGAGSGGGGSFIGRVFTIGRYQVTVEEIVAEGGFAIVFLVRTHQGLRCALKRMYVNNEHDLQVCKLEIQIMRDLVGNKNIVGFLDSSITAVGAGDVWEVLILMDFCRGGQVVNLMNQRLQTGFTEAEVLQIFCDTCEALARLHQCKSPIIHRDLKVENILLHDRGHYVLCDFGSATNRFQNPQTEGVPVVEEEIKKYTTLSYRAPEMVNLYGGKMITTKADIWAMGCLLYKLCYFTLPFGESQVAICDGTFTIPDNSRYSQDMHCLIRYMLEPDPDIRPDIYQISYFAFKLARRECPVPNVNNSPIPAKLPEPIRASEAVAKKSQTKARLTDPIPTTETSIAPRQRPKAGQAQPQPISGILPIQPALTPRKRPNVSAGAPQAIGVGISVPAAAAVQPVQQALVAQATPQSAQTPNMQPQATPQHQQLLMKQQQATAFLSPQSNQQSSGRGIHKVGSLTPPSSPKMPTKSGHRRILSDVTHSAVFGVPVSKSTLLLQAAAAEASLNKSKSASTTPSGSPCSSQQSVYHPGDSDAQAALTAPNTQPSWNPFGDDNFSKLTAEELLNKDFAKLSETAAPGEKVTGSSESLIPGLNAFPDERSADVMSAGSALLTAQDPFNTVSLSDTTEKLIEGLKSPENSLLLPDLLTLADPFSSSAESSTNAKADVCVDSLIPGLEAPQAQRHSGQPELIPASMPDSLTGEDSLLGCDLLSHTSPHGSQSVSGLPSSSSSTCSSAPPGSGSGSCLEELPPGQTASDSAFLMSCGEKGNDDEFDPIPVLISKNSNQDMQGESNGYSVLAEGQESEPPMGDPQTNEGCVHSSDEDEEKEAHMVEQQDEGANESHVDAHDCSGSRPLLLDSEDEEEQGPQLALHSSPHSSAAPTQPSTTFHQLTPSTFAHNHSQYVHQHVHEPAKGAEVAVDVFAKAPFRIGQEDVGDVFANAPFPHALLSAQQQLDVFSQAPFGKRKEAAGAQPKTSFPHAAGVHAVTSDQGALGQVAQQPFRPQALAKYSRHFEGPVPQQPVASHRVVSNVTRQASVASVPVGPLHSWTPEVSAVDPFVSAPFHLKAPQEKP
- the LOC123960098 gene encoding AP2-associated protein kinase 1-like isoform X5, which codes for MKKFFDSRRELVGPGPGSGVGGGGAGSGGGGSFIGRVFTIGRYQVTVEEIVAEGGFAIVFLVRTHQGLRCALKRMYVNNEHDLQVCKLEIQIMRDLVGNKNIVGFLDSSITAVGAGDVWEVLILMDFCRGGQVVNLMNQRLQTGFTEAEVLQIFCDTCEALARLHQCKSPIIHRDLKVENILLHDRGHYVLCDFGSATNRFQNPQTEGVPVVEEEIKKYTTLSYRAPEMVNLYGGKMITTKADIWAMGCLLYKLCYFTLPFGESQVAICDGTFTIPDNSRYSQDMHCLIRYMLEPDPDIRPDIYQISYFAFKLARRECPVPNVNNSPIPAKLPEPIRASEAVAKKSQTKARLTDPIPTTETSIAPRQRPKAGQAQPQPISGILPIQPALTPRKRPNVSAGAPQAIGVGISVPAAAAVQPVQQALVAQATPQSAQTPNMQPQATPQHQQLLMKQQQATAFLSPQSNQQHLLVQSFHHQQQQQQQQQTASQVSSLPQSKAKPVPPVVTLQLQHQQQHHVAPVHETAASHLTPIPESAVIGPAADPEVLSSGRGIHKVGSLTPPSSPKMPTKSGHRRILSDVTHSAVFGVPVSKSTLLLQAAAAEASLNKSKSASTTPSGSPCSSQQSVYHPGDSDAQAALTAPNTQPSWNPFGDDNFSKLTAEELLNKDFAKLSETAAPGEKVTGSSESLIPGLNAFPDERSADVMSAGSALLTAQDPFNTVSLSDTTAKADVCVDSLIPGLEAPQAQRHSGQPELIPASMPDSLTGEDSLLGCDLLSHTSPHGSQSVSGLPSSSSSTCSSAPPGSGSGSCLEELPPGQTASDSAFLMSCGEKGNDDEFDPIPVLISKNSNQDMQGESNGYSVLAEGQESEPPMGDPQTNEGCVHSSDEDEEKEAHMVEQQDEGANESHVDAHDCSGSRPLLLDSEDEEEQGPQLALHSSPHSSAAPTQPSTTFHQLTPSTFAHNHSQYVHQHVHEPAKGAEVAVDVFAKAPFRIGQEDVGDVFANAPFPHALLSAQQQLDVFSQAPFGKRKEAAGAQPKTSFPHAAGVHAVTSDQGALGQVAQQPFRPQALAKYSRHFEGPVPQQPVASHRVVSNVTRQASVASVPVGPLHSWTPEVSAVDPFVSAPFHLKAPQEKP